The sequence below is a genomic window from Bos javanicus breed banteng chromosome 5, ARS-OSU_banteng_1.0, whole genome shotgun sequence.
GGGGATCCTGAACTCCCTAACTagcccttcctcccacccccagcaactataagttctttctctaaatctatgagtctgtttctgttttgtaaatttgaatcatttctttctagattctgcatataagggatgtcatatgatatttttccttgtctgtctgacttactccactcagtatgacaagctctggatccatccatgttgctgcaaatgcctgGTAATTTTTGATTGGATGCCAGACACTAGAAACTGAGTACTGGGTATTTTTTATTGCTGTAGAAATTCCAGAGCATTGCTCTGGGATGCAATTATTTGGAAACTTTGATCCTTTCAAGTTTTGCTGATAAGCAGGGGTTTTTAAGGCAGGGCCAGAGCAGTGTTCAGTTTAGGGTTAATTGTTCCCCATTACTGAAGCAAGACTGTGTGTTCCATCCAGAGTTCCGAGTCACACTTCCCGAGCTCACTGGTGAGAGCAGGCACTATCCCCAGCTCTGTATGAGCACCGTACGCTGTTCTGTCTAAACCTTTGAGATGGCTTTTCCATACTCTTGAGTATTACCTCACACGCAGGTTCAGTCCAGAACGAAGCTGGAGACTTCACGTCGGGGGCTAGGCGGGGCTTTACGAATGCCTGGGGTTCTTGCTCTGTGCAGCTCTCTGCAGCCCCTTCCACTCTAGCCACCTTGGTCCCTCGGACCCTCAGGTCCGTCTCCTCAACTTGGGGTGCCTTTCAGCTCCCTCGTTATTCCCCCCCCTTGCACTATAGCCCAGAAGCTGTCAAAAGAGTAATAAGCTTGCTAATCTCAAGGCTGACCTCATTTTCCCCTTAACTATCCTTTGTTGCCTATTGTCAGTTCTCAAAatcgtattttttttttcatgtaatttgtctttatttttgattGTTTGAGGTGAGGTGAATCTGCTTCCTGTCAGTCTCAACTTGACCATAAGTCTGagctaatgtattttttaaatttttaaaaaatttcctaatATGGAAAGTAATGACAGATTTAACTgtcataaacaaaagctctttgcagaggggtgggggtggggggctcagtAAATGAAGAATGTAAAGAGGTCCTGGGGTCAGAAAGTTGGAGAACCAGTGGTCCAAGCCATCATTTCCCAGTGTTGTTCCTTGAGATGTTAGTGGTTCCACCAACAGTTAATTCCATGTAAGGCTTTCTTTAAGTTAAAACAGACTTCTCACCTCAAGATCTCAAGACTTCAATATGCCGATGTGCACTGTGAATCTAAAGGAACATAGGTACAGACAGAGATGGCTGTAACGCTCCCTAAACTTGATCATGAAAACTTTTTAGGGATCGCACTCGGGTCTcatgctttgcaggcagattctttaccatctgagccaccagggaagcccttctgagcTAGAGTTATCAGCAGATGTACCAAAGCACCACAGGGGCCTGAAAATATCCCAAGtgtgtcatttttaaaacaaaaagattgATATTTACTATGCAACACTTTAATACCACATTTGGATTAATTTGGGACTACCCTATTGCTCTACTTCCAAATGATGAAAGTGATGCCTCTCAGAACAGAGCCTGCTCAAAGCCAAATTTCTGTTTCTACTCCTGGAACCACTGGAACCTTTATAGTTTTGGAGTAGCTGTTTTGCCATGGCTCCCAATTTAAGAATAAGTTTAATTCTGAATGGGGGGGGACGCGTCTaaactttaaatttcaaattatcaGGTGCCTGACAACTTCGTGTATTTTCCTCGTGAATATCTGTTCGCATCTGCAGTACAGATTGGGAAACCTAGTAGCATTGGGAATGTTGGCTCTGTGGTTAAATTCTGATCATCTCTAGCACCGAAACGTTTAATGGCTTAAAAAGGCACTTTTGTTCACAGATCTGCAATTTAGTCAGAACTCAACAGGAATAACTCACTTTGCACCAGTTGGTATCCACAGGGATGGTTCAAAAAACTGGGCACTGGAACAGTCTGCAGGCTGTTGGTGATACTGTCTGATGAGGGAGATCTTAGCTGAGGTTATGGCTGTAACAGCTACACGTGGCCTCCCTGCCAAGAGTAAGCATCTCAAGAGAAAGGCAGGCAGCTGTGTTGTCTTTTCTAGCCTAGTCTGGTCCATTATATATACTGTTAAAAATGAGTCACTAAAGTTGGGTAATTAATTAGACTCCCATCTTTTGATCCAGCTGTCAAAAGAATTTGTACACATTTGAAACTGCCACAGAATTTCAATTTATTACATAAGTCTTCATAATCCTATATcctttattgttttgatttttacttatttctttttggctgtgctgggtcttgttgctgtgcagactttctctagttgtggcaagcagggactacttgttgcagagcacaggctctagacaagCAGGCTTtcgagtacaggctcagtagtcgtggtacATGGGCCTAGTTGtcttgaggcatgtggaattttcccagaccagggatcaaacccatgttccctgcactggcgagcaggttcttaaccactggaccaccagggaaatctgtcCCTTTTTGTTAATTAACTTCCCCAGCCCGCTGTCCCCTTTCTCACAGTGAAACCTAACTTATGGAACATGCAAAGTGTTCAAGGCTGTGATGTAAATAATCATGAGTTGTTTTCACCTGGTACATCCTCAACTAGCCTTTTCCCAGTAAGTTTCtgactttttcccttttcttgagGTTATGTAAGATTAAGATATATTCACACACTAGGCTGGTTCAATTTTATAATTACACATTACAGAACAATTTCACACCCTGCTCCTGAAAAATAAAGGGTTGATTGAGTCTTTGATAATGAACTAAAAGTTTCtggagaaataatgaaaatataccaCATATAGTCTAATATTCGTTTTCTCCTTGAGCCAGCTGAATGTGCCAGGACAATGTAACATTCTTTGCTGATTTTGCAGAACTGAAATTTGCAAGATAATCGCCCATTTCGTGGATTAGTAATTCACCATCTATCAGATGAGAGTggggagtcttaaaaaaaagtcacactaAGCCTCAGATTCTGTAGTTGTCTATAGGTAGCTATTTGTAATTACCTAGATAAATCCAaagaatttttaagtgttttgtttAACAATGTGCCCTCGCTGGGTCAGTGTGCCTTTCTGAGAAGCTTGTTCAGAAGGGCTTCTGTGGCCTCACTCCTGGAGGTTCTGCTGCTGTGGGGCCTCGGAACCTGCCTTCTGATACTCTCCGGTGACTGGTGCAGGTTGTCTAGGAGCCATGTTTTAGGAGATTGCATCCAGCAGCAGAAGTGCGCCCCCTGAGCTTGAGGGGGCGGGCAGGCAGGGGTTCTGCACTGCTAAATGCCAGCTCTGAGGCGCGGGCATGGTGGGCCTGTTGCCTCACAACCCTCACTTCGGGCACACTTGCCGCTTGGAGAGCCATCTTTTCAAACAGCTGTAATGCAGAGATTAACCTGGTGAGTCAGCCACGTAATGGGGTAGGTAGATGCTTGTTAACCAATAAAAATGCAGGTGGGGACCCACTGGTTAGTTTTACACTAGCCAGCATCACAACAGTCCTCCAAAAGGTTAACTGAAAGACACTGAATACCCAAATCAAGCTggagttttatttaaaatgtaaaagaaatagtTCTTGAAATACTgatgaataaaagcaaaaagatacaGTGCTGTCTTCCTACTAGTCAGCCAGCCTATCCAAGTACAGGGCAACATACAGTACTTCAGTACTGCAGAATTTCACAGTAGTTTAGTATTAGATTATCTGTGCCTAGATTGTGTAGAGATTCTCAGTGTGTGATCTTTCTTGGTTCTGGGTTTGCACCTCTACTGAGCATGAACAAGGGCCCCTGCTCCTTGGCCGTAGCCAAATCCCTTGGGCCCAAAGTTCTTCGCGTAGCATCctacaaaaagaaaagggaagaattaGTGCAAGTCCAttaagctttgctgctgctgctgctgctgctaagtcacttcagtcgtgtccaactgtgcgactcaggcaagaacactggagtggagaatccgagggacaagggagcctggtgggctgttgtctctgCTTTGCTAGCACTGCTTAAGACCCATGTATCAACAAACCTCTGTAAATTATAAAAACCTGCTGGCTCTGCCTTACAGTAACTATCTTAAAGCTGCAAATTTAAGTCTGAGTGTTCTAGTTCGCTAGGATTCAGCTCATAGTCGCAACTGAGTTGCAAGTTGGGACCAGACTAGTTATATATTTGTCTATTACCTTCATATATTCATATGTTTTGCTTAAAACATTTAAGTTGAAAGAAGACTGCTGTTTATGTAGAGGCGTTTTTAATGGCCGTGTCCTCAAGAATGTTCTGTGGTTTTCTGTTCTCTGTAAGCATCCCTAGATCTTTTCAAATTCCCAGTGGCACTATGCCCACCTTTTCCCCACTTTTAAAGTATTTCCCCCCTGCTGGTGACATTTCCTTCACTAATAGCCAGTACAGGATATTCATATGGACAGCAGTAACTGAAGTTAAATTATACCTTTACAATAGATTTCACCTTCTTTCTCAGTCAGAGTTGTTGACTCAAGACTCTTCCCGCACTTAGCACATCGGAAACAGTTTTTGTGCCAGGGCTGGAAGAGAAGAATGAGTAAGTTTAGGTGCTGGAAGATCAACCCCACATGGGCTCCTGACTGCTGTGGGTGAGCCCCAGCCAGGCTAAGACCAGACTCTCCACATGCTCGGCTGCCTGCAGAGGTGCTCAGTTCAAACTTCATCCACAGAAGACACGGAGCGGGAGCTGTGCCACAGAAGGGCCATTTCCCTAAGAGCTGTCCGAAGGCTGGCTGCAGGCACAGTGGGCTCCCTGTAAAGACCACCTCCTCCGTGGTTGAGAACACAGCAGCTTAGAGAGGAGATGTGCTCGAGCAACTCTTCCAAACTGCATTAGCATCAGGTGCCCTGATgcttcctttcttgttttttccctttcaccACACTGAAAAACCTGTGCAGTCCAGGTGTGTTAAAAGTCTTGTTTTATTCGTTAACACCTTCATAAGTGCCCCCCCCATAAAAACAAGTTTCTGTTAAACATGGATGTGATCTGTCAAACAAGGGGATCACTTCAAAAAATTAATGATTCAGATGGAAATTTGATTACGAAAAAGTTTAGTTCAAGGCATTTATTTATAAGGCAGAGTGCCTGAGTGGGCCTTGAAGGGACctgggggagagagggagcagAGAGCGGGCTTACTGACTCTAGACAGCACCTCACCTTTCCAGCTCCAATGATCTTCTCGGCAGCGTATACGGAATCCCCACATCTGGAACACTTCTCAGCACCTCCATATTTCTGAGCAAATTTAGAAGTGTTTGGATTTGTTGTCGGCCTGTGAGGTTGAACACTTGTggaagggggaagaaaggaaCTAGGTAAGATTTCCCAAAAGGCTCTCAGAAGCCACAAGGCAGACACAACAGAACTCGAATGTAACTGCTCTACTGTCCTTGGCTGGAGGCCTCCACAGGCCAGGGCAGGGCAAGAAGGAAATCCCAGGGGCTAGCCGTCTATTTATAGGCTCATTATCGTTACCAAAAGTCAGACAAGGCTCCAGACGTAAGTATCTGTCCCTCTGAGTCTAAACTCATCAGAATTCATGGAATCCTCAGCACTAAACACTTAAGCTACCTACCATAGCATGTATGTGCACCCCacattcatattattattattgttcataTAACATTGGAATTAACAACTAGCTTCttcacaaaaaatagaaaaaaatcagtggtaGTTTAAGCAGTCAAGTTTCTGCATATAGGCAGAATTATGAAAATTAAGTATGTTTTATGGATTATTTAATTCCCCAATATATTGGGGGAAAGTATAAATAGCAGATAAGACAATAGTTAGCATTCAGCAAAGGGTAGCTAAGTGTCAGTTTTTCCATGTAGGAAAACAATCTTGTCCTAGTTATATTTTATTAACTTacgtttatattttaaatgaaatgtttattgAGAAATACCGCCTTTTCATAAGACAGTTTATTCAAACTTCACATGTATTGTTAATATCTTCATCTCCAAGTTTCCT
It includes:
- the CSRP2 gene encoding cysteine and glycine-rich protein 2 codes for the protein MPVWGGGNKCGACGRTVYHAEEVQCDGRSFHRCCFLCMVCRKNLDSTTVAIHDEEIYCKSCYGKKYGPKGYGYGQGAGTLNMDRGERLGIKPESVQPHRPTTNPNTSKFAQKYGGAEKCSRCGDSVYAAEKIIGAGKPWHKNCFRCAKCGKSLESTTLTEKEGEIYCKGCYAKNFGPKGFGYGQGAGALVHAQ